In Micromonospora sp. NBC_01813, the following are encoded in one genomic region:
- a CDS encoding helix-turn-helix transcriptional regulator produces MTTQFPSSTRDPQPAALSVLTTRTRPVAPTQAPTHAGIEAALSAATRTVVITSSSYGTPGDLIGTLRRVDYHNLRRGVRYRTLIPDRARSIPGLATRLGSLALAGAEVRTLPEVPMTAIVVDDALAVLPNERHDGRLGGVAVFRLPSVVGTIIELFELVWPAAVPLVASGLPDCPELTDRERELLALLSSGWTDEAAAARLGVSVRTVRRLMSAIMNRLGARSRFQAGVKAADRGWLARLAG; encoded by the coding sequence GTGACCACCCAGTTTCCGTCGAGCACCCGTGACCCGCAGCCCGCCGCCCTGTCGGTACTCACCACCCGGACGCGGCCGGTGGCACCGACCCAAGCACCGACCCACGCCGGGATCGAGGCGGCGCTGTCGGCAGCCACCCGCACCGTCGTCATCACCAGTTCGTCGTACGGCACACCGGGAGACCTCATCGGCACCCTGCGCCGGGTCGACTACCACAACCTGCGGCGGGGCGTCCGGTACCGGACGCTCATCCCGGACCGGGCCCGCAGCATTCCTGGGCTGGCCACCCGCCTGGGCAGCCTCGCCCTCGCCGGCGCCGAGGTGCGCACCCTGCCCGAGGTGCCGATGACCGCGATCGTGGTGGACGATGCGCTGGCCGTACTTCCCAACGAGCGGCACGACGGTCGGCTGGGCGGGGTCGCGGTTTTCCGGCTGCCCAGCGTGGTCGGCACGATCATCGAGCTCTTCGAGCTCGTCTGGCCGGCAGCGGTGCCCCTCGTCGCTTCCGGCCTGCCGGACTGCCCCGAGCTGACCGACCGCGAGCGAGAACTGCTCGCACTGCTCTCCTCGGGCTGGACCGACGAGGCGGCCGCGGCGCGCCTGGGTGTCTCGGTCCGCACCGTCCGCCGCCTGATGTCCGCGATAATGAATCGACTGGGCGCACGGAGCCG
- a CDS encoding DUF58 domain-containing protein, with translation MRLTRRGRVVLAVAVGLLIAGQWGGYQVLRVLGAALLGAVAAALLLTMRGFTARVRRAVHPDRVERGRPALASLRVGNPGARRMAGFLATDTAGAATRTIRVRSLPAGAEAVYHYELPTSSRGRLTVGPLTLRREDPFGLAGSRLPTGETAPLWVHPRQLPARTSTGGYPRHHHEGVADDSRLPGSADLQDVREYVPGDEVRHLHWKATARTGRLMVRDLADPQQPRMTVVLDTRAQALAPARFEEAVEVAASLLAASARAGHHSRLVTSGGRDLPTSGGAQAARRLLDELCVVGQDAVRDAAVLPRVLATDRWAGGSLVIVTGGTAGLVLPRHRFRSIFVVDLAGGVPAGVPGGRVLRADSAAAAVSRWNQVLG, from the coding sequence GTGCGCCTCACCCGCCGTGGCCGGGTGGTACTCGCCGTCGCCGTCGGGCTGCTGATCGCCGGGCAGTGGGGCGGCTACCAGGTCCTACGCGTACTGGGGGCGGCGTTGCTGGGTGCCGTCGCCGCCGCGCTCCTACTCACCATGCGTGGCTTCACGGCGCGGGTGCGGCGCGCGGTGCACCCCGACCGGGTCGAGCGGGGGCGGCCCGCGCTCGCCAGTCTGCGGGTGGGCAACCCGGGTGCCCGGCGGATGGCCGGCTTCCTCGCCACCGACACCGCGGGCGCCGCGACCCGGACGATCCGGGTCCGGTCACTGCCGGCCGGCGCCGAGGCGGTCTACCACTACGAGCTGCCGACCAGCAGCCGTGGCCGGCTCACGGTCGGCCCGTTGACCTTGCGGCGCGAGGATCCGTTCGGCCTGGCCGGCAGCCGCCTGCCCACCGGCGAGACGGCACCGCTGTGGGTGCACCCCCGGCAGCTCCCGGCCCGTACGTCGACCGGCGGCTATCCACGCCACCACCACGAGGGGGTCGCCGACGACAGCCGGTTGCCGGGGTCGGCGGACCTGCAGGACGTCCGCGAGTACGTGCCCGGGGACGAGGTGCGCCACCTGCACTGGAAGGCGACCGCCCGGACCGGCCGGCTGATGGTGCGTGACCTGGCGGACCCGCAGCAGCCGCGGATGACGGTGGTGCTGGACACCCGCGCGCAGGCGCTGGCACCGGCGCGGTTCGAGGAGGCGGTCGAGGTCGCGGCCTCGCTGCTGGCCGCGTCCGCCCGGGCCGGCCACCACAGCCGTCTGGTCACCTCGGGCGGTCGTGACCTGCCCACGTCCGGGGGCGCTCAGGCCGCCCGCCGGCTGCTCGACGAGCTGTGTGTGGTGGGCCAGGACGCGGTACGCGATGCGGCCGTGCTCCCCCGCGTCCTGGCGACCGACCGGTGGGCCGGCGGCAGCCTGGTGATCGTGACCGGTGGCACCGCCGGGCTCGTGCTGCCCCGGCACCGGTTCAGGTCGATCTTCGTGGTGGACCTGGCCGGTGGAGTGCCTGCCGGAGTGCCCGGCGGGCGGGTCTTGCGGGCGGACAGCGCCGCGGCGGCGGTCAGCCGGTGGAACCAGGTGCTGGGGTGA
- a CDS encoding AAA family ATPase, with amino-acid sequence MSDVSAADVAERISANVQRVVRGKPELVRLVVAALLAEGHILVEDVPGLGKTTLARCLARSIGGVSSRIQFTPDLLPGDITGVTVYQQKDERFTFHPGGVFANVVVADEINRGTPKTQSALLEVMSERRVTVDSVAHEVPRPFLVIATQNPIEMEGTYRLPEAQLDRFLVRLSVGYPDLASEVRVILDGRTGVSVDDLPAVVDPATLLDAIGQVRSAHVDQAVCEYAVRLAAATRQHPAVRFGASVRGSIALVRTAQALSAIDRRAFVTPDDIKSVAVPVLAHRLVLTPEAELSRQGTAEIVAEVLAATPVPVSVGGR; translated from the coding sequence GTGAGTGACGTCAGCGCGGCCGACGTCGCCGAGCGGATCTCCGCCAACGTGCAGCGGGTGGTCCGCGGCAAGCCGGAGTTGGTGCGGCTCGTGGTGGCCGCGCTGCTGGCCGAAGGGCACATCCTCGTCGAGGACGTGCCCGGACTGGGCAAGACGACCCTGGCCCGCTGCCTCGCCCGCAGCATCGGCGGGGTGTCCAGTCGCATCCAGTTCACCCCCGACCTGCTGCCCGGGGACATCACCGGCGTCACCGTCTACCAGCAGAAGGACGAACGCTTCACGTTCCATCCCGGTGGTGTCTTCGCCAACGTCGTGGTCGCCGACGAAATCAACCGAGGTACGCCCAAGACGCAGTCGGCGCTGCTGGAGGTGATGTCCGAACGCCGGGTCACGGTCGACTCGGTCGCCCACGAGGTACCTCGACCGTTCCTCGTCATCGCCACCCAGAACCCGATCGAGATGGAGGGCACCTACCGGCTGCCCGAGGCTCAGCTCGACCGGTTCCTGGTGCGCCTGTCGGTCGGCTACCCCGACCTCGCGTCCGAGGTACGCGTGATCCTGGATGGCCGGACCGGGGTGAGCGTGGACGACCTGCCGGCGGTGGTCGACCCCGCCACGCTGCTCGACGCCATCGGTCAGGTCCGGTCCGCGCACGTCGACCAGGCCGTCTGCGAGTACGCCGTGCGACTCGCGGCGGCCACCCGCCAGCACCCCGCCGTCCGGTTCGGAGCGAGCGTGCGGGGCAGCATCGCGCTGGTACGCACCGCGCAGGCGCTGTCCGCGATCGACCGACGCGCCTTCGTCACGCCGGACGACATCAAGAGCGTCGCCGTCCCGGTGCTCGCCCACCGGCTCGTCCTCACTCCGGAGGCGGAACTGAGCCGTCAGGGCACTGCCGAGATCGTCGCCGAGGTGCTCGCCGCCACGCCCGTACCCGTCTCCGTCGGGGGCCGCTGA
- a CDS encoding DUF3488 and transglutaminase-like domain-containing protein, which produces MSPALGRAVPPACLLLATAVATLLFVPVFGLSALLLPVGATATAMLAVAVVCTRGELLTAWRPLLVAATGVLVVAETVLWSTTIGGLPTGRTLRALGDGITGWQLALQSTWPARPEPPLLLFVPLLAVLAGALGLELLYRLGPLPALAPSLTIVVFSQLYAPIGAVAATGAALGYVAAAGALLAARHPTPRDDGQHPATVRQVAPAAALAVLAACLAGLVVPAGEAPWSLRQDQAAPVTEINVASPLDEIASRLARPDAEAFRVRGATDVDRWSLVVLDAFDGVNWTSTDSYRRLGTDLRPAAAVTVPVRDRSARIDVTGVDGPWLPGQTWPAGVEGVAPLVEERHGTLLLPGDDHPGPVSYTIRWWQPQVDAATLGGAATDPRLPGGLGGVGTVPPGVAELAAEAVRGVRPSFQAALALERHLRDNYRLAVGEDLPTGHGWPQLADFLLRDKRGTSEQFAAAYVALARILGIPARLVVGFRAPTGRDADGGYTVRGGDVLAWPEVAVADVGWVPLDPGGAATDGGAARGGGLAAVTAQARARLPAPENIENPPVAEPRPTGPGRALPTISPPWTVLLAAVAALAVGWLIGVPTAKAGRAWRRRRRPGTAAVVGAWAEARDRLREHGVAVSPAMTVRDLAAAAAPVTSPATVDALRRLAVAVDGALWSSPASPGTEQAWAAVRAVRRGLARRGMRARLRAGLDPRSLLRPH; this is translated from the coding sequence GTGAGTCCCGCACTCGGGCGCGCGGTCCCGCCGGCCTGTCTGCTGCTCGCCACCGCCGTCGCGACGCTGCTGTTCGTGCCGGTGTTCGGGCTGTCCGCGCTGCTGCTGCCCGTCGGCGCGACGGCGACGGCGATGCTGGCAGTCGCGGTGGTCTGCACCCGGGGCGAGCTGTTGACGGCCTGGCGTCCGCTGCTGGTGGCGGCGACCGGTGTGCTCGTCGTCGCGGAAACGGTGCTGTGGTCGACCACGATCGGCGGGCTGCCCACGGGCCGGACGCTACGAGCGCTCGGCGACGGGATCACCGGATGGCAGCTGGCGCTGCAGTCGACCTGGCCGGCGCGACCGGAGCCGCCGCTGCTGCTCTTCGTGCCGCTGCTGGCGGTGCTCGCCGGCGCACTCGGTCTCGAACTGCTGTACCGGCTGGGCCCGCTGCCCGCGCTCGCCCCGAGTCTCACGATCGTCGTGTTCAGCCAGCTCTACGCACCGATCGGCGCGGTCGCCGCCACGGGCGCGGCGCTGGGCTACGTGGCGGCTGCCGGCGCGCTACTGGCGGCCCGGCACCCCACGCCGCGCGATGACGGGCAGCACCCGGCAACCGTCCGGCAGGTGGCACCGGCGGCGGCGCTGGCGGTCCTCGCGGCGTGCCTGGCCGGCCTGGTGGTGCCGGCCGGCGAGGCACCGTGGTCGCTGCGGCAGGATCAGGCCGCCCCGGTCACCGAGATCAACGTCGCCAGCCCGCTCGACGAGATCGCGTCCCGGCTCGCGCGTCCCGACGCCGAGGCGTTCCGGGTACGGGGTGCCACCGACGTGGACCGGTGGTCGCTGGTGGTACTGGACGCCTTCGACGGCGTCAACTGGACCTCCACCGACAGTTATCGCAGGTTGGGCACGGACCTGCGCCCCGCCGCGGCGGTGACCGTGCCGGTGCGCGACCGTTCCGCCCGGATCGACGTCACCGGCGTCGACGGGCCGTGGCTGCCCGGCCAGACCTGGCCGGCCGGGGTGGAAGGGGTGGCCCCGCTTGTCGAGGAGCGGCACGGCACGCTGCTGCTGCCCGGCGACGACCACCCCGGCCCGGTGTCGTACACGATCCGGTGGTGGCAGCCGCAGGTGGACGCGGCGACGCTCGGCGGCGCGGCGACCGACCCGCGACTCCCCGGCGGGCTCGGCGGGGTGGGCACGGTGCCACCGGGTGTCGCCGAGCTCGCGGCGGAGGCGGTACGCGGGGTGCGCCCCTCCTTCCAGGCCGCGCTCGCGTTGGAGCGCCACCTACGGGACAACTACCGGCTCGCGGTGGGAGAGGATCTGCCGACCGGGCACGGCTGGCCCCAGTTGGCGGATTTCCTGCTGCGCGACAAGCGGGGCACGAGCGAGCAGTTCGCTGCGGCGTACGTGGCGTTGGCGCGGATCCTGGGCATCCCGGCCCGCCTCGTCGTCGGCTTCCGTGCGCCTACCGGGCGAGACGCCGACGGCGGCTACACGGTGCGCGGCGGCGACGTGCTGGCCTGGCCGGAGGTGGCGGTGGCCGACGTCGGCTGGGTGCCGCTCGATCCCGGCGGCGCCGCCACGGACGGTGGTGCCGCGCGGGGTGGCGGTCTGGCCGCAGTGACCGCGCAGGCCCGGGCGCGGCTGCCCGCGCCGGAGAACATCGAGAACCCGCCGGTGGCCGAGCCCCGGCCGACCGGCCCGGGTCGCGCCCTGCCGACCATCTCGCCACCGTGGACGGTCCTGCTCGCCGCCGTTGCGGCGCTGGCGGTGGGCTGGCTGATCGGGGTGCCGACGGCCAAGGCGGGCCGGGCCTGGCGGCGCCGGCGACGGCCCGGGACGGCAGCTGTGGTGGGTGCCTGGGCCGAGGCCCGCGACCGGCTACGCGAGCACGGGGTGGCGGTCTCCCCCGCGATGACCGTACGGGACCTGGCCGCTGCCGCCGCGCCAGTGACCAGTCCAGCCACAGTGGATGCTCTGCGCCGCCTCGCCGTCGCGGTGGACGGGGCGCTCTGGTCGTCGCCGGCGTCCCCCGGCACCGAGCAGGCCTGGGCGGCGGTTCGCGCCGTACGACGCGGCCTGGCTCGCCGTGGCATGCGTGCCCGGCTACGCGCCGGCCTCGATCCACGCAGCCTGCTACGGCCGCACTGA
- a CDS encoding sensor histidine kinase — MSRSAADRSRRLRWWPTALFTVINMVGPTIFGSLLIDRDAQQRQERMDAELHRVTSSAVRLIQYGQVLDTRFLAQDPINNQCPQFAVLSGESERFSDYFSASPCVEVDPARLTGLVTEGIRRGSLLYTYVRGTGGELLRVGVEPFRNDNGQYIGAIVAVSDATGEQTAHDRLVLLVLGGGVLLVVAGAVVGHLLVGLVTRPVVTALEQQEVLLADTAHDLRTPVAALRALAEAARDNPARRDELMSRAVALAGRMGTIIDDLLARARLAAGVEQLAIEPVWLDQLVTTVVREASVGEARVTVTAAATKVNADPGLVQRAVANLLDNALRHGRRPGAAAIVHVTVAGGRVMVADQGPGIDPSLARENFERFSSNGGSSGLGLSIVRWVAQAHGGTLRVYNAEEGGAIFELVLPAADS, encoded by the coding sequence ATGAGCCGATCGGCGGCGGACCGCTCACGCCGGCTCCGGTGGTGGCCCACCGCGCTGTTCACCGTGATCAACATGGTCGGTCCGACCATCTTCGGGTCACTGCTGATCGATCGGGACGCCCAGCAGCGGCAGGAACGGATGGACGCGGAGCTGCACCGGGTGACGTCAAGCGCGGTGCGGCTGATTCAGTACGGCCAGGTGCTGGACACCCGCTTCCTCGCCCAGGACCCGATCAACAATCAGTGCCCGCAGTTCGCGGTCCTGTCTGGTGAGTCCGAGCGCTTCTCCGACTACTTCAGCGCGAGCCCCTGTGTGGAGGTGGACCCCGCCAGGCTCACCGGGCTGGTCACCGAGGGGATCCGTCGCGGCAGTCTGCTCTACACCTACGTCCGCGGCACCGGCGGGGAGTTGCTCCGGGTCGGGGTGGAACCGTTCCGCAACGACAACGGCCAGTACATCGGCGCGATCGTCGCGGTCTCCGACGCGACCGGGGAGCAGACGGCGCACGACCGGTTGGTCCTGCTCGTCCTCGGGGGCGGGGTGCTGCTGGTCGTGGCCGGCGCGGTCGTCGGTCACCTGCTCGTCGGCCTGGTCACCCGACCGGTGGTCACCGCGCTCGAACAGCAGGAGGTGCTGCTCGCCGACACCGCGCACGACCTCCGTACCCCGGTCGCGGCGCTGCGGGCGCTCGCGGAGGCGGCGCGGGACAACCCGGCCCGCCGCGACGAGCTGATGTCCCGCGCGGTCGCCCTGGCCGGCCGGATGGGCACGATCATCGACGACCTGCTGGCCCGCGCCCGGCTGGCGGCCGGTGTCGAGCAGCTCGCGATCGAACCGGTGTGGCTGGACCAGCTGGTCACGACCGTGGTCAGGGAAGCGTCCGTCGGCGAGGCACGGGTGACGGTGACCGCGGCCGCGACCAAGGTCAACGCGGATCCGGGGCTGGTCCAACGGGCCGTCGCCAACCTGCTGGACAACGCGCTGCGACACGGACGCCGGCCGGGCGCCGCAGCCATCGTGCACGTGACCGTCGCGGGTGGGCGCGTCATGGTCGCCGACCAGGGACCGGGCATCGACCCGTCACTGGCGAGAGAGAACTTCGAAAGGTTCAGCAGCAACGGCGGGTCCAGCGGACTCGGCCTGTCCATCGTGCGCTGGGTCGCCCAGGCGCACGGCGGCACGCTGCGCGTGTACAACGCCGAGGAGGGCGGTGCCATCTTCGAACTCGTGCTACCGGCGGCCGACAGCTGA
- a CDS encoding fibronectin type III domain-containing protein → MARTLADRLRQLRGRTPLILLTGVCLVVVTAAVSSASGPEQGLRFAPGGHWMANPALDLVFHINGGGQTVDAQTRIEGIEPNSQVVQGDTSGYVVGQTRIIEFGKSDLAVEQTLTAPTGERPVAIEATGGPYLVYREAGSVVRLGDAAAAIPAGGALGEPVATADGTLWLHRLDSGIICKLARDAERISCPAAAPTGNLGVLTVVRDRPVFVDTTADTLSPVSDAGLGKPTRLGVDAPPTARVAPIDVAGRVAVLDPDGQRMYLVDATTVGTDQEGAAPVTVALPNGTYTTPSATRSSFVLLDRKRNTLLTYSGTGEPLRTVTVPADVGEPSLTRGGDGRVYVDGTEGRYALVVDQGGGVGQVPIPGGDPPPGSAPVTPGAPPTSGAAGPTTAPASTAVATPTPDPPAGPPGTAGTPRTTGPPRSTGTPRTSAPPSRTPPPAIPASPPGVPAGLRAEPQGDALLASWGAAAANGAAVSAYHVTWAGVSGGGGGSSTRPGDARSFAIGGLTRGVAYRITVVAQNSAGRGASASVQATLPVIRTVTVSRGRTEAYESSCRVPECGLMRVVMRGFQPNTSYQVDPRSSHPTYSNPGAARTTDDAGNLTFEAFHFGEVGYEVWVEVDGMQSNRFEWVSG, encoded by the coding sequence GTGGCACGGACCCTTGCGGATCGTCTCCGCCAGCTGCGCGGCCGGACGCCGCTGATCCTGCTGACCGGCGTCTGCCTCGTCGTGGTGACCGCGGCGGTCTCCTCAGCGTCCGGGCCGGAGCAGGGGCTGAGGTTCGCTCCGGGCGGTCACTGGATGGCGAACCCGGCACTCGACCTCGTGTTCCACATCAACGGCGGCGGGCAGACGGTCGATGCCCAGACCCGGATCGAGGGCATCGAGCCGAACAGTCAGGTGGTGCAGGGCGACACCAGCGGATACGTGGTCGGCCAGACCCGGATCATCGAGTTCGGAAAGTCGGACCTGGCGGTCGAACAGACCCTCACCGCGCCGACCGGGGAACGGCCGGTCGCCATCGAGGCCACCGGCGGCCCCTACCTCGTCTACCGCGAGGCCGGCAGCGTGGTGCGGCTGGGCGATGCCGCCGCGGCGATCCCGGCCGGTGGCGCGCTCGGTGAGCCCGTCGCCACGGCGGACGGCACGCTGTGGCTGCACCGCCTCGATTCCGGCATCATCTGCAAGCTGGCTCGCGACGCCGAGCGGATCTCCTGTCCGGCCGCCGCGCCGACCGGCAACCTCGGCGTCCTGACGGTCGTACGGGATCGCCCGGTCTTCGTCGACACGACCGCCGACACGCTCAGCCCGGTCTCCGACGCCGGGCTCGGCAAACCCACCCGGCTCGGCGTGGACGCGCCGCCGACCGCCCGGGTGGCACCGATCGACGTAGCTGGCCGGGTCGCCGTCCTCGACCCCGACGGACAGCGGATGTATCTGGTGGACGCCACCACCGTCGGCACCGACCAGGAGGGCGCCGCGCCCGTCACGGTCGCGCTGCCGAACGGCACGTACACCACGCCGTCCGCGACCCGCTCGTCGTTCGTGCTGCTGGATCGCAAACGCAACACGCTGCTCACCTACAGCGGCACCGGCGAGCCGCTGCGCACGGTGACGGTGCCGGCGGACGTCGGTGAGCCGAGCCTCACCCGCGGCGGCGACGGCCGGGTCTACGTCGACGGAACCGAAGGCAGATACGCCCTGGTCGTGGACCAGGGCGGCGGGGTGGGCCAGGTGCCGATCCCCGGCGGAGACCCGCCACCCGGCTCCGCACCGGTGACTCCGGGTGCCCCGCCGACGAGCGGAGCGGCCGGGCCCACGACGGCACCCGCATCGACCGCCGTGGCCACGCCGACACCTGACCCGCCCGCCGGGCCACCAGGCACCGCGGGAACGCCGCGCACCACCGGACCACCCCGCAGTACGGGAACGCCCCGTACCTCCGCGCCACCATCGCGTACCCCGCCGCCGGCGATCCCGGCCAGCCCGCCGGGCGTCCCTGCGGGCCTACGCGCCGAGCCGCAGGGCGATGCTCTCCTGGCCAGCTGGGGTGCCGCCGCCGCCAACGGTGCCGCCGTGAGCGCCTATCACGTCACCTGGGCCGGGGTCTCCGGCGGCGGTGGCGGCTCGTCCACCCGTCCCGGCGACGCCAGGTCGTTCGCGATCGGCGGGCTCACCCGTGGAGTGGCCTACCGGATCACGGTGGTCGCCCAGAACAGCGCCGGTCGCGGCGCCTCGGCGAGCGTCCAGGCGACCCTGCCGGTGATCCGTACGGTCACCGTGTCCCGGGGACGCACGGAGGCGTACGAGTCGTCCTGCCGGGTGCCGGAATGCGGACTGATGCGGGTGGTCATGCGCGGTTTCCAGCCCAACACCAGTTACCAGGTCGACCCGCGTTCCAGCCACCCGACGTACAGCAATCCCGGCGCGGCGCGGACCACGGACGACGCGGGCAATCTCACCTTCGAGGCGTTCCATTTCGGCGAGGTCGGATACGAGGTGTGGGTGGAGGTGGACGGCATGCAGTCCAACCGATTCGAGTGGGTGAGCGGGTGA
- a CDS encoding response regulator transcription factor has product MTRVGGRRPDPGGPGDAGDPPQVIVVEDDADLRLAVTADLAGAGLGVDEAADIATADVALSAGGYDCVVFDRMLPDGDSVHYVQRRRQDGWSVPVLFLTARDSLADRVVGFEHGGDDYLVKPFALAELTSRVLALCRRSGLGRPSILRHADLVVDCARRQVRRAGVLLSLTAKEFAVLEYLMTRPEQAVGRDELIEHCWDSSTDPMSNVVDVVVRRLRGKLREPELVHTLRGRGYRLSGPHPPA; this is encoded by the coding sequence ATGACACGCGTCGGCGGCCGTCGCCCGGACCCCGGCGGACCGGGCGACGCGGGCGACCCGCCGCAGGTGATCGTGGTCGAGGACGACGCCGACCTGCGGCTGGCGGTGACGGCGGATCTGGCCGGCGCGGGCCTGGGTGTCGACGAGGCGGCGGACATCGCCACCGCCGATGTGGCCCTGTCCGCCGGTGGCTACGACTGCGTCGTCTTCGACCGGATGCTGCCCGACGGCGATTCTGTCCACTACGTGCAGCGGCGGCGGCAGGACGGCTGGTCGGTGCCGGTGCTGTTCCTCACCGCCCGCGACAGCCTCGCCGACCGGGTCGTCGGCTTCGAGCACGGCGGCGACGACTACCTGGTCAAGCCGTTCGCGTTGGCGGAGCTGACCTCTCGGGTGCTCGCCCTCTGCCGGCGGTCCGGGCTCGGCCGACCATCGATACTGCGCCATGCCGATCTGGTGGTCGACTGCGCCCGCCGGCAGGTACGCCGGGCCGGTGTGCTGCTCAGCCTGACCGCCAAGGAGTTCGCCGTGCTGGAGTACCTGATGACCCGGCCCGAGCAGGCGGTGGGGCGGGACGAGTTGATCGAGCACTGCTGGGACTCCAGCACCGACCCGATGTCCAACGTCGTGGACGTGGTGGTGCGTCGGCTGCGCGGCAAGCTCCGCGAGCCGGAACTGGTCCACACCCTGCGAGGCCGCGGCTACCGGCTTTCCGGTCCGCATCCGCCGGCATGA
- a CDS encoding AfsR/SARP family transcriptional regulator: MTTDELIDAVWPQQAAPTSARANLKTYAWRLRQLLSDSGASRLASRPGMYRLSVAAGETDTDRLVELAAQVRRATTDGAPGAVAALLEQALGLWRGRPFGGLDTGTAGAVATQLEQLHLELREHLAETRVALGHAEEAAAILRAVTAQAPLREEAWVRLVRVLHVAGRRDEALGAYRQACEILHDELGVGPGAALTGAYQRLRGPAPAERVRRELPRQVLSLIGRDRELAAVLRAVTGPASVALVEGMAGVGKTAFAVSAAHRLAPAYPDGQFYLDISGRQGCPVVAAGLDRLLRGIGLPAAAIPSDLAERAALWRSELAGRRVLLVLDGVAGSGELAPLLPGTPGCLTLVTTRSRAWDVDGAFRIGLRPLPEPDAVALFLAAAGPRGIAAQPLLRAVARRCGGLPAALRDAAARLRSRPGWTVQRLAEELDVDPCGALTDVTRRSITDTCASLAEPDSTVWRALGELPEEFGATDVAPATGVTVTAARSALETLVDLGLLEAATPERYRSHPLVRHLARCAGPVATRSGPGPRGHRRVA, from the coding sequence GTGACCACAGACGAGTTGATCGATGCCGTCTGGCCGCAACAGGCCGCGCCCACGTCGGCGCGCGCCAACCTGAAGACGTACGCCTGGCGGCTTCGCCAGCTGCTATCCGACAGCGGAGCCTCCCGGTTGGCGAGCCGACCCGGCATGTACCGGCTCAGCGTGGCGGCGGGTGAGACGGACACCGACCGGCTCGTCGAACTCGCCGCGCAGGTGCGGCGGGCCACCACGGACGGGGCACCGGGCGCGGTCGCGGCGCTGCTGGAGCAGGCCCTGGGGCTGTGGCGCGGACGCCCGTTCGGCGGACTCGACACCGGCACCGCCGGGGCCGTGGCGACCCAGCTCGAACAGCTGCACCTCGAGCTGCGCGAACACCTCGCCGAGACCCGGGTCGCGCTCGGACACGCCGAGGAGGCGGCCGCGATCCTGCGGGCCGTCACCGCGCAGGCCCCGCTGCGGGAAGAAGCATGGGTACGCCTGGTGCGGGTGCTGCACGTCGCCGGTCGACGGGACGAGGCCCTCGGCGCCTATCGGCAGGCCTGCGAGATCCTGCACGACGAGCTCGGGGTCGGCCCGGGTGCCGCGCTGACCGGTGCGTACCAGCGGTTGCGCGGCCCGGCCCCGGCCGAGCGGGTGCGCCGGGAACTACCCAGGCAGGTGCTGTCGCTGATCGGCCGGGATCGCGAGCTCGCAGCGGTGCTGCGCGCCGTGACCGGCCCGGCGTCCGTGGCGTTGGTCGAGGGCATGGCCGGCGTCGGAAAGACGGCCTTCGCGGTGTCCGCCGCCCACCGGCTGGCACCGGCCTACCCGGACGGGCAGTTCTATCTGGACATCTCCGGCCGGCAGGGCTGCCCGGTCGTGGCCGCCGGGCTGGACCGGCTGCTCCGCGGCATCGGTCTGCCGGCGGCGGCGATTCCGTCGGACCTGGCCGAACGGGCCGCACTGTGGCGCTCCGAGCTGGCCGGTCGCCGGGTGCTGCTGGTGCTCGACGGCGTTGCCGGCAGCGGCGAGTTGGCACCGCTGCTGCCCGGCACGCCCGGCTGCCTCACCCTTGTGACCACCAGGAGCCGGGCCTGGGACGTCGACGGCGCGTTTCGGATCGGGCTGCGCCCGCTGCCCGAGCCCGACGCCGTCGCGCTCTTCCTGGCGGCGGCCGGCCCGCGCGGCATCGCGGCGCAACCGCTGCTGCGCGCCGTGGCACGCCGGTGCGGAGGCCTGCCGGCCGCACTGCGCGACGCCGCCGCCCGGCTGCGGTCCCGGCCCGGGTGGACCGTCCAGCGACTCGCCGAGGAATTGGACGTGGACCCGTGCGGGGCGTTGACCGACGTCACCCGGCGCTCGATCACCGACACCTGCGCCAGCCTGGCCGAACCGGACTCGACCGTCTGGCGGGCACTGGGCGAACTGCCCGAGGAGTTCGGCGCCACCGACGTCGCGCCAGCCACCGGCGTCACCGTCACCGCAGCCAGGTCGGCACTGGAGACGCTGGTGGATCTTGGCTTGCTGGAGGCAGCCACACCCGAGCGATACCGCAGTCACCCACTGGTCCGGCACCTGGCCCGGTGCGCCGGACCGGTGGCCACCCGGTCGGGGCCAGGACCACGCGGCCACCGCCGCGTCGCGTGA